A genome region from Cryptosporidium parvum Iowa II chromosome 8, whole genome shotgun sequence includes the following:
- a CDS encoding apicomplexan-conserved protein Pf 23619083 and Py 23490592; low complexity 1667 aa, with protein MSIKLPVIEIPNEFLENSFEKPEQAIVAEDSKLTSNSKKHVLKVNPDLWFEEILDKNNSTTFEKEITCRNLNLLKTASIFIGKQKLKLKRARSIETSSKSQDLFSIPDGANELETPPVSWDVSEDHPLKSSLTPGPPSRSCLSNNWYQRLNWVWRDGYSIVNSKSDNAMEDPKYIEHDLSFIQEIGKFYAAARASAVALIHCQPTFNFGVAKAFYEVTKASNENLWSIYCPLFTDDRVFIFDSIVFTVILGSKRNGISKEVAKRLYNNEFKSKKAFCDILIQIGAKALFALPICAIVKYMGYSVLCEPLVPFNPKPKDVLKDLLQSASIPQNMISTLEDKYEKNDELYVVNSKSKKDVNILFDSLLTYNPELANQLDFVAKQLNIQGWPFPMETTDLYEHYGIKYVFKIWQHRSDGLYITRHCGELLPVYIDENQEIQPLRRLREEFLITYTSSSLPSTVSVPLFLNSNTGDPTNDYINKGFDSQFGARRVREGSNSRLNVLYNASQAMRIRLLKDLLPTINELYVGFHDPWEITELLHNYGINLNYGLGSLAQGKVIEPIRNTAIREIIARTIKRLWEEEMHISFRDQTLINEETIQIILIDYFNKIMCNTDESNIYWNSKIIPSAIKRFQLNTNKNIISKSNVQLTTLFYSLQFHIGVQFNTKVVNTDGTLRLPLKIDDLCDFTGINIGVDYLFPQVKYLKYTLARTQRLKRDSFMESIKNSNSKKMPILTLFSNQTNAYLVNQNKDDNFTKGMNGQVWAWNETGIIRGYFPKVKIVVPRTLKSINISKTILCRYIWRLRIPTWNRIFITSSKESKDSKLEDKLFTSSSILCNPIYINTVTMGNISPLRASLEGFATPCHPMCKPIYAKDNKVMNKIENNITCQFHYDCYKALYFLLIAKRLIGESIERILFLILNNGFLALQHNKLDECLSICQLAFSCTPEIPKYQVLIIALKIQCLIKYNKLEEATTEFNFMRKLILQLYGNHRNCLILVKLQLCFSLLYFVNGNFQECYTNSKNVEKILTPLLSEVSEDDSIHWMIIIALRFIALSSLQLGNYAQCIVVGERMLRSTIKRNTKQVYLESICRYIIGEATIRCGRYDNALKILVNSIPELDSFMGPSHKFTIKLLMMATRCKIILGCRDLMFPPLNLQDRETEVDNDYQFQIVYDLFCIEQNASNINEDDIFLNNNRNKYYYYDEKFMAKSRNWTKFPILLKYDDLLIMEKSIFDTKTAKHREDALLMCRSLINRIMANIRGTGSILNTNHEYNENDRQIWYNRLMWVLKHEIIISLLSLSQIDNVRLLSSIRSIAVSSSASPFVKDLTFGRRIKPKNDDNYCYSNQNPGNKLNIDNLSQRIINKRITDFTDYGYIDYCNINTNIQENIISKNIIENGIGRSTDYLGASVVMSPRQMGHISQEKENFWELLTCEPTMTIIDICGHVYKLLVEKKISSAYEWCIEIIRNVSAGKSDTYEINIVLNLMRILLSKFHKKYLIASLYPDLLTSSEDNEYEKSKNKYGLNIFQNYYNNHHFDNYIEGNYINGIQNNEQNINYRNNVLSKNYNRDENASKYGNNKNIINKNYGSFHNINNQNNFDRNDNNMSSIDYSILPQYSTEVAANIMLPMEEGIKVIDINNDIRWKDPYRNYKYFDSQLQKSALLYLPKEVYEK; from the coding sequence ATGTCAATAAAACTTCCGGTTATAGAAATTCCGAATGAATTTCTagaaaattcatttgaaaaGCCAGAGCAAGCAATAGTAGCAGAAGATTCCAAATTAACTTCAAATAGTAAGAAACATGTACTAAAAGTTAATCCAGATTTATGGTTTGAGGAGATTCTTGATAAGAATAATAGTACAACATTTGAGAAGGAGATAACATGCAGAAACCTAAATCTTCTAAAAACagcttcaatatttattgggaaacaaaaattaaagctAAAGCGCGCAAGGTCAATAGAAACTAGCTCAAAATCACAAGATTTATTCAGTATTCCAGATGGAGCAAATGAGTTGGAAACCCCTCCAGTAAGTTGGGATGTAAGTGAGGACCATCCTTTAAAGTCTAGTTTGACTCCTGGACCACCAAGTAGATCATGTTTAAGTAATAATTGGTATCAAAGATTGAATTGGGTTTGGAGAGATGGATATTCAATAGTGAATTCAAAAAGTGATAATGCAATGGAAGACCCCAAATATATTGAGCATGATTTATCttttattcaagaaatagGTAAATTCTACGCAGCAGCTAGAGCTTCAGCAGTTGCTTTAATACATTGTCAGCCAACATTTAATTTTGGAGTTGCCAAAGCTTTTTACGAGGTAACAAAGGcttcaaatgaaaatttgtGGAGTATTTACTGCCCACTATTTACAGATGACCGTGTTTTCATTTTTGATAGTATTGTTTTTACTGTTATACTTGGAAGCAAGAGGAATGGAATTTCCAAAGAAGTAGCAAAAagattatataataatgagTTCAAGTCTAAAAAAGCCTTTTGTGacattttaattcaaattggTGCAAAAGCATTATTTGCACTTCCAATCTGCGCAATTGTCAAATACATGGGATATAGCGTCCTTTGTGAACCATTGGTTCCTTTTAATCCAAAGCCTAAAGACgtattaaaagatttaCTACAATCTGCATCAATACCACAAAATATGATATCAACTCTTGAAGATAAATACGAAAAGAATGATGAGCTATATGTGGTTAATTCAAAAAGCAAGAAAGatgttaatattttgttcGACTCGCTATTAACATATAATCCAGAGCTAGCAAATCAATTAGATTTTGTTGCAAAGCAATTAAACATTCAAGGCTGGCCATTTCCTATGGAAACAACAGATTTGTATGAACATTATGGGATCAAATATGTATTCAAAATCTGGCAACATAGATCAGATGGATTATATATTACAAGACATTGTGGTGAACTGCTTCCTGTAtatattgatgaaaatcaagaaatacAACCATTAAGAAGGTTACGTgaagaatttttaataacATATACCTCTTCTTCATTACCTTCAACAGTTTCTGTGccattatttttgaattcaaatACAGGTGATCCGACAAatgattatattaataaaggaTTTGATTCACAATTTGGAGCAAGAAGGGTTAGAGAAGGCTCAAATTCAAGGCTAAATGTGTTGTATAATGCGAGCCAAGCTATGAGAATTagattattaaaagatctTTTACCAActataaatgaattatatGTTGGATTTCATGATCCATGGGAAATTACGGAGCTCCTACATAATTATggtattaatttaaattatggATTAGGTAGTCTTGCTCAAGGAAAAGTCATTGAGCCAATACGTAATACAGCTATTAGAGAAATTATTGCAAGAACTATTAAAAGATTATGGGAAGAGGAAATGCATATATCATTTAGAGATCAAACATTAATCAATGAGGAGACTATTCAgattatattaattgattattttaacaaaataatGTGCAATACAGatgaatcaaatatttactgGAATTCTAAAATTATACCATCAGCAATAAAAAGATTTCAActaaatacaaataagaatattatCAGCAAATCAAATGTACAACTGACTACATTATTCTATTCATTACAATTTCATATTGGAGTACAATTTAATACTAAAGTAGTTAATACTGATGGTACATTAAGATTACCACTTAAAATTGATGATTTATGTGATTTTActggaattaatattggggttgattatttattcccacaagttaaatatttaaagtatACATTAGCAAGAACACAAAGGCTTAAACGTGATTCATTTATGGAATCAATAAAAAACtctaattcaaaaaaaatgccaattttaactttatttaGTAATCAAACTAATGCATATTTAgttaatcaaaataaagatgataatTTTACTAAAGGTATGAATGGTCAAGTATGGGCATGGAATGAAACAGGAATAATACGTGGTTATTTTCCAAAAGTTAAGATAGTAGTACCAAGAACattaaaaagtattaatatatctaaAACAATATTATGTAGATATATATGGAGGCTTCGTATACCAACTTGGAATCgtatatttattacatCATCAAAAGAATCAAAAGATAGTAAATTAGAAGacaaattatttacatCATCAAGTATTTTATGTAATCCAATATACATTAATACAGTAACTATGGGAAATATAAGTCCATTAAGAGCAAGCTTGGAAGGATTTGCTACACCATGTCATCCAATGTGTAAACCAATTTATGCGaaagataataaagtaatgaataaaattgaaaataatattacatGTCAATTTCATTACGATTGTTATAAAGCATTATACTTTTTACTTATTGCAAAGCGTTTAATTGGTGAAAGtattgaaagaattttatttttaatcttAAATAATGGATTTTTGGCTCTACAACATAATAAATTGGATGAATGTTTGAGTATATGTCAATTAGCATTTTCATGTACCCCAGAAATTCCAAAGTATCaagtattaattattgCATTAAAAATTCAGtgtttaataaaatataataaattagaagaaGCAACCACggaatttaattttatgagaaaattaatacttCAATTATATGGCAATCATAGaaattgtttaatattagtaaaatTACAATTATGTTTTTCTCTATTATATTTTGTGAATGGTAATTTTCAAGAATGTTATactaattcaaaaaatgttgaaaaGATATTGACACCATTATTAAGTGAGGTTTCTGAAGATGATTCAATACATTGgatgattattattgcttTAAGATTTATTGCTTTATCATCATTACAATTAGGAAATTATGCTCAATGTATTGTTGTAGGTGAAAGAATGTTAAGATCAACAATCAAAAGAAATACAAAACAAGTATATTTGGAATCTATTTGTAGATACATTATTGGTGAAGCAACAATTAGATGCGGTAGATACGATAAtgcattaaaaatattagtaaATTCTATACCAGAATTAGATAGTTTCATGGGCCCAAGTCATAAATTTActataaaattattaatgatggCAACAAGATGTAAGATTATTTTGGGTTGTAGAGATTTAATGTTTCCACCATTAAATTTACAAGATAGAGAAACAGAAGTTGACAATGATTATCAATTCCAAATTGTATATGATTTATTTTGTATTGAACAAAATgcttcaaatattaatgaagatgatatatttcttaataataacagaaataaatattattattatgatgAGAAATTTATGGCCAAATCAAGAAATTGGACAAAATTCcctattttattaaaatatgatgatttattaattatggAAAAATCTATTTTTGATACAAAAACTGCAAAACACAGAGAAGATGCATTACTAATGTGTAgatcattaattaatcGAATTATGGCAAATATAAGAGGTACAGGaagtatattaaatacaaatcatgaatataatgaaaatgatcgACAAATATGGTATAATCGTTTAATGTGGGTATTAAAAcatgaaattattatatcattattatctcTTTCACAAATTGATAATGTTCGTTTATTATCTTCTATTAGATCTATAGCTGTTAGTTCAAGTGCATCACCATTTGTTAAAGATTTAACATTTggaagaagaattaaaccaaaaaatgatgataattattgttattcaaatcaaaatcctggaaataaattaaatattgataatttatcacaaagaataattaataaaagaattactGATTTTACTGATTATGGTTATATTGATtattgtaatattaatacaaatatacaagaaaatattataagtAAGAATATTATAGAAAATGGTATAGGAAGATCAACCGATTATCTAGGTGCTTCAGTAGTTATGAGTCCAAGACAAATGGGCCATATTTCacaagaaaaagaaaatttttgGGAATTATTAACATGTGAACCAACTATGACTATTATTGATATATGTGGGCAtgtatataaattattagtagaaaaaaaaatttctaGTGCTTATGAATGGTGTATTGAAATTATCAGAAATGTATCAGCTGGAAAATCTGATACttatgaaattaatattgtattaaatttaatgcgtatattattatctaaATTTCATAAGAAATATCTTATTGCTTCATTATATCCAGATTTATTAACATCTTCAGAAGATAATGAATATGAGAAgagtaaaaataaatatggaTTAAacatatttcaaaattattacaataatcatcattttgataattatattgaaggaaattatattaatggtatacaaaataatgaacaaaatattaattatagaaataatgtattaagt